AATCAAGGTCGCACCCATGCTGATACCCGCTAGATTAATCACATCACAGCATTCCTTCTGCTCATCAATAATGTGATGCAGATTACTAACCCAGCCTTGGTAATTGCTTGCGGGTAGCCCAAATAAAAAGCCATCAATCTCAGGAACCAAAACATCGTGTCCTGCAGCCTCGAGAAATCTTGGTAGTTGGCCCAGTTCAAGCCCGCTGCCATTAAGTTACTGGAACAATGATCGTTAGATCATGCTTTGCTTGGGTCTTAGGGTTTTCTAGCATATGCAGGGGACGCGTTTTTTAATTTATGGTTTAGGATACACTGAATTCGTATAAAAGCCATGACACATAATCTAAACTCTAAACGCTGGTGTAGCAATAAGTCACAGGGCTATGTAATAGCGATCTTCGGCGTATTAGTTGCATTTTCTATGCGTTATATATTGCATCCCTTTTTAGGTAGCTCTTTACCGCTATTCTTTTTCCAAATCAATACAATTTTGATTGTTTACTTGTTTGGGGTGGGGCCAGGGTTATTCACCATACTTATGAGCGCTCCCTTGATGATCTTTTACTTCATGGAGCCGTTTGGTGTTCTTAGTGTTGTTGATCAGCGTGACATTACCACTTTATTCGTTTATTTATCTTACACACTACTATCTAGCTTTTTGGTCGAATTATTACGTCGCGAACAATATAACTCCAAAGTGGCGATGTTGGTCAGCGAGACTCGTTGAAAGCTTTTTGTATTTCAAGTGAGCATTTTACTTCTTAGGCGTGGTGATGGACGCAGCCATTGCATCGTAGTAAATCACTTTAACTTGTTCGCCTACATTTACGTCAGCTAACAAGGCGGGGTTCTTAACGGTGACTACTGTAATCTTGCCGCTAGGACCTTTTACAGATACCAGTTTTTTCTCACGATTAACTTCAACAATATCTGCAATGATGGTTGTTGTGGTGCTGGTAATCTTTTCAGATGGCTTTTCATTTGCCTTCGAAGTTGAAACTGAGTTGGTTTCAACCTTGCTGCGAATACCATCCATCACTTTTTGTCTTGATAAGTTCAATTGCAACGGCTAGCTCATAGGTAACATTAACGCGATCACCTTTTTTGATTTGATCAAAATTGGTTATCTCAGGCCCTGCAACAAATTTAGAGCTACCTTCTTTGTTTTTAAACGTAATAATGGTGCGTGTCTTTTTGTCAACCTTGACAACTTCACCTTCATACAGCTGGTAACGATTATCCGTAACTGCCGCATCAATTACCGCTCACTGGCTTATTGGCGCCAGATTGGGCCGAATTAGGCTGAGCAATCGCAATTAATTGAGGAGCTTGCCAATAAAGCCGCCAAAAGCAGGCTGACTCTGACTGAGGTAGATTTGATGATTATTATTTTCCTTATGTATAAAAGCTGACAAATTCAATATTAGCTTACTTTTAAGGGCTTTTGACATGTTACGGAGCGAGCGTTGGCTAAGCTATAAATTTAGTTCTTTGTTACCATCTTTATTTCTTGATTTCTCCTTTAAAGGGTTCTAAATGCCTCAATTTGCTGCCAATCTCACTATGATGCTGTTTAATGAGGTGCCATTTTTAGAGCGCTTCCAAATGGCAGCTCATTCTGGCTTTAAAGCAGTTGAATTTCTATTTCCATATGCTTATTCGGCGGGGGAGCTTAAACAAAAGTTAGATGAAAATCATCTGCAAATTGTTTTGCATAATTTGCCAGCGGGTGACTGGGATTCCGGTGAGCGTGGTATTGCCTGTTTACCAGATAGGGTTGAGGATTTTGGGGCTGGTGTTGCTAATGCGATTAAATATGCGATGACTCTTGGCGTCCCTCAGTTAAATTGTCTCGCTGGCAAGGCTCCCGTGGGTATTGACACCCAGATTCTTCATGAAACCTTTGTGAGTAACTTGCGTTATGCCGCTGCAGAGCTAAAAAAAGCTAATTTAAGGCTGTTGATCGAACCAATTAATACCTTTGATATTCCCGGTTTCTTTTTATCTCGCACCAAACAGGCAATCGAAATTCTTGATGAAGTTGGTGCTGACAATGCTTTTGTGCAATATGACATTTATCATGCTCAGCGCATGGAAGGGGAGCTTTGCAAGACGATAGAAGCCAATTTATCGCGCATTGCACATATTCAACTAGCCGATAACCCTGGGCGCAATGAGCCTGGAACTGGTGAAATTAAACTATGCACATATCTTTCAATTTCTTGACCGCATTGCTTATACGGGTTGGATTGGCTGCGAATATAAACCAGCCACCAATACTGTTGACGGGCTTGGCTGGATCAAAGAGCTGAACTAAGTAAATTAAATCTAAAAATATTCTTGGAGACTATATGATGAGCGATAAATTAAAACTGGGTTTTGTTGGTCTAGGCATTATGGGCGCACCCATGGCAGGTCATTTGATAGCTGCAGGGCATGATGTGTTCATCAATACCCGCAGTAAAGTGCCTGAGACCCTAGCTTCATCAAATGCACAGGTTTGCGCTTCACCTCAAGAAGTGGCTAGTAAGGCTGACATTATTTTCACTATGGTGCCCGATACGCCTGATGTTGAGAAAGTTTTATTTGGCGAAAAAGGAATTGCCTCTGGCCTCTCAAAGGAAAAGATCGTTGTCGATATGAGCTCGATTTCCCCGATTGCCACCAAAGAGTTTGCCAAGAAAATCAATGCGCTAGGCTGCGATTATCTTGATGCGCCCGTATCGGGCGGAGAGGTTGGTGCTAAGAATGCAACCCTTTCAATCATGGTTGGAGGTGATGAGGCGATATTTAATAAGGTCAAACCTATCTTTGAATTAATGGGAAAAACATTAATTTAGTCGGCGGAAATGGCGATGGTCAAACTGCAAAGGTTGCCAATCAAATTATTGTTGCATTAAACATTGAGGCTGTTGCAGAGGCACTGCTGTTTGCGTCTAAGGCTGGAGCAGATCCGGCAAAAGTGCGCCAGGCATTGATGGGTGGTTTTGCGGGCTCAAAAATTCTGGAGGTACATGGCGAAAGGAATGAATGGTCAAGCGTACATTTGATCCAGGATTCCGAATTGAGCTGCATCAAAAGGATTTGAACTTGGCATTAAATAGTGCCCGCGCTCTCGGGGTTTCGCTACCGCTCAAGAGTTATTCAACTCTTGCTCGGCGCATGGAGGTAAAGCATGGGATCACTCTGCAATGGTCAAGGCTTTAGAAAAATTAGCCAATTTTGAAATTGGGCAGAAGGCCTAAATAGTCATGGCAACTACTTTTGTCGTGTACTTACATGGTTTTCGATCATCCCCAAGATCTAGCAAGGCGGTAATGACTGCTGTGGCGGTTAACTCAGCATCTAATGGCGGCAATCTTTTTAAATGGTTTTGCCCTCAATTACTTGCCTCCCCTAAAGAAAGCATGGATCTGGTGGTTCAGCGTATTGAAACCTCCTCATTTGATCGCTTGGTTGTCATTGGTTCTTCATTGGGTGGTTTTTATGCTAATTACCTGGCTGAAAAATATGACTGCAAAGCGGTTGTGCTAAATCCAGCTGTAAGAGCTCCAAAAGAGCTGGCGCCACACGTTGGAATGATGACGTCTTATGACAGTGATGAGCCGTTTGATTTTCGTCTGGAATATATTGACCAATTACAGGCGCTCCAGGTTGAAAAAATTACTGATCCGCAACGCTATTTTTTGATTGCAGCTAAAGGTGATGAATTGCTTGACTGGAGAGAGATGGTGGAGTTCTATAAAGGATCTAAGCAATTGGTTCTAGAGGGAAGTGATCACGGGATTGCTGACTACGCAGATCACCTCCCGGAGGTTATGAGCTTTATCTCTAGCTAGCCATTTGATTGCAGCAAGCTTCTTCTGTAAGATGATTCCAATGATCTGCACCATAGCATAGGGTTAGATCTCAAAAGGAGGGTTTGTGCTGAGCATCTTGAAATTAAACGCAGGTGGGATTCCCCAGGGTTGGGTTAACGCTGAAGAGGCCACCAAGAGCTACGCCGATAAGAGTGTACTTTGGACGCTTGGCGACCCTATCTTTAAAATGCGCGGCGGAATCTCTAGATCTAGCGGCCTCCAATCAATCATTGAGCTGCACTCCATTATTGCGGTTAAGGGAACGGCGAAGATCAATCTCTTCGATGTTGTTCCCGTGATTACGCGACATAAATTGTTTAAGCGAGATCGAGGTCTCTGCGCATATTGCGGAGATGCAATACATGAGAATCAAGCGGAGGCCGAACATATTATTCCGAATAGCCGTGGTGGAAAATATAGTTGGATGAACTTGGTTATTTCATGCAGGCCTTGCAATCAGAAAAAAGGAAATCGCACTCCTGAGCAGGCGGGCATGAGTCTCCTCTATGCCCCTTACTTGCCAAGCCTCTATGAAGATATGATTCTCAAAGGTCGCAACATCTTGGCCGATCAAATGGACTTTCTTGCAGCGAACCTACCAAAAAATAGTCGCCTATTAGAGGGTGTAATCTGATCCTGCATTCGATGCCCAGCTTTAAAAGTATTGTGCATATGAAATCATTGCGGATCGTCTTGATTGCACTGGCGCTCTCTTTGGTAGGCCACCCCATTCTTTTTTTGGAATTCCATTCTTATCGTTCAATTCCGCTCCTCAGATCTCAGATTCCAGACGATCTCATCATCCGCACGGAACTCAAGTCGGAACCCCCTAAAAAAATTCAAATGAGCAAGTCTTTAAAAAAGACTCCTAAGCAAGCAAGCCAAAGCTCACAAATTGCTGATGATAAAAGTCAAATACCTGGCGGGCAGGGCGGTTCCTTTGATCAACAGGGCGTAGCATTTTAAGCTTCCCGAGTCAGGGATTATTTATTACGATTCTTACGTAGATGGGCAGAAATACCAAACTGGAGAAATTGATTGGGTGAACGATGGCAGCAACTATCGCCTCTACATCTATATTCCCCTATGCATTTGTTGGTCCATTTGTGTTTGAATCTAGAGGGTCAATAGACGCGTACGGAATTTCTCCTTCGCGATTTATTGGACTCAACGTGGAACCAAAAATCCTCGCTTTTCCAGGTTCGATAGAAACGAAAAAGGGGAAGGGCAGATGTTTTTCTCAGAGAAGCCAGAGTACGCGCCTAAAATTCTCCTCGGAACACGGGATCGTTTTAGCCTCTTATTTCAATTTGCTTCCTTGCTTAATGGCGACAATAAAATTGATGCGTCGGGCAGCATTCGCTCCATACCGGTTGTTGACTACAACACCCTTGAAATGCGACAATTTTTTAAAAGTTATGGCGAGAGCCTATCGGACGATGTGCCTTCGTTGGGCAAGACGCTTAATCGTCATTACGCCCTAATGCAGCGTGAAAATGACCCATACAAACGACAGGTGGATATTTGGTTTTCCAAGGACTACTTGGATTGGCTGCCTGGTCGAATTTGGTCTCTAGAATCCGAATGGCAGGGTTCTAGAGCTAGTATTATTTAAGCAAAAGAGCCCGATTCCAGGCACCCCAAGAGTGAATTAGCGAGGATCTTTAAAAGCCTGTGCCAGATTTGGGGCCCTGATTTGATCTACCCAATAAAGCCCCCATCATTGAATACAAGGCCGCTCCGGACATAGAGAAACGGCAAATATCCCCCCCGAGAATGAGATGATGATTGGGTAACACTCTCCAATGCTCAGATAGCGTGTAATCACCGTATCCAACGGTTGTATACATACCTGCAAAGTAAAAGGTCTGGGGGTTCGTTGGGAAAACCTTAAGTGCAACGCAAACAAATATAGGCCCAGGCAAGCAAGCCAGAACCAATGCCAACCATATTTGACTATTTCCCATATCCGTATTGATTTCAGAAAATAGCGTGGTGAAGCTAGGGAGGTCGGAATTGTGCAAGAAGTCTAAAAACATGGTTTTACCATCTAGGTTGTACTACTGAAATATCTTATTTGACATAATAATAATTATACGCAGATAGCATATATCAAGGATTCGATTGGACAGGCTTAATGTTGCTTACATAGACCTGTTTATATAGCTTCAGCCAACGAGATCTCAGGCCATCCCCAATCCAAGGCTTTTGATATATATCGGCAATATCAATAGCCGTTAAGCCTAAGTTATTGCGTATTTGGATATTGGCGCCTTTATCGAGAAGCAGCTTAACCAAATCCTCGTTTCCTGATTGAACGGCCATCATCAGCGGCGTTGTTCCATTTAAGCCACGTGAATCCACAGTAGCGCCATTGGCGAGTAAAAATTGCGTAACCTCAATATGGCCATCATTGGTGCAGGCGTAATGCAAAGGTGTCCAGCCAACATGGTCTACCATGGCATTCTTTTGCAGCACCAGGGTCTTTACTATTGGTAAATTGCCATTGATTGAGGCAATCATGAGGGGTGTTTCACCATATTTATTGGATAAATCAACATCAGTACGTTTATCAGCAAGAAGAAGCTCAATAACAGCGCTAGACCTGTCTTTAACAGCTAGAACCAACATTGGGCTGCCTTTAGGATCCAATGCATTAGGGCTAACACCTTGTTTGAGAAGTGCTTTTACCTCGGATACGTCATCAAATTTTGCAGCCTTAGTGAAGGCGGTGATTTGATCCTCGGTTTGCGCACATACGGATGTAATCCCAAGCGCGATTATGGTGAAAAGTAATGATGTTAATTTAATCAATTTTCTCACTATTAATTCCTAATTATTTGAAAACATTGATAAAAATTACTAGAGGTATGGTTAGCTAGCTCCTCAAGCGGTACATTCTTGAGGTCGGCTATAAATTCACCAACCTTAGCCACCCAAGCCGGCTCATTTGTCTTTCCTCGATACGGAATTGGGGCCAAATACGGCGAATCTGTCTCAATGAGCATTCGATCCAGGGGAACCTGCTTACAGGTCTCCTGCAGATCTTTGGCGCTCTTAAAGGTCACTATTCCCGAAAAAGAGATGTAAAAGCCCATATCCATTGCTGCCCTGGCAACTTCGAAACTTTCAGTGAAGCAATGCATCACTCCGCCTATGCGTTCTGCACCCTCCTCCTTCAATATCCTTATTGTGTCCTCTGAGGCAGAGCGAGTGTGAATAATGAGCGGTTTTTGAGAGGCAATAGATGCCCTGATATGGGTTCTGAAGCGTTCACGCTGCCACTCCATTGACTCGTAGCTGCGATCACCCATTCTGTAGTAATCCAGACCAGTTTCACCTATGGCAACTATTTTTGGGTGCTTTAGGGCTGTTTCCACCAGGAAATCAAGGCTTGGCTCGGGCGTATCTTCATAGTCTGAATGAACGCCCACAGAGGCATAAAGGTTTGGATGATCTTGAGCCAATTGCAGGACATTAGGGAAATCGGGCAAATCTACTGAAACGCATAAAGCGTGGCTAACTTTGGCAGCGTCCATATTGGCAAGGACCTCAGGCAGGCGCGCTTGAAATTCAGGGAAATCGAGGTGGCAGTGAGAGTCTATGAACATGACTCACTATTGTCTATGAACATGACTCACTATTTTAGCCTGCCTAGCAGCAATCTAGCTGCTAAATAGCTGTTGATATTGAGAGAGCAATGCTTCCAGTTGAATTCTGTTGGCCAGTGGATGATTTTCGTGACGACGCGCCTGCGTTAACGATTTCCAAAAATTGAGTAGTTTGGCTAAATTCGCATTCTTAGACAAATTTTGCAGGGTGGACATGTGTTTTGGGTAATAGCGGGGATTGCCTCCTTGCGCCACTGACTGAAGATCGGATACCCAACGTTGCATGGTGGCCAATAAAAATGAGTAACGAGCCTTGTTAATCTTTTCGGCTGCATCAAGCCAGTTTATGCGAGCGCCTTGTGACATGGATTGCAGTAAATAGCGAGATGCTTGAATGGAGATGGTTAATTCATCTTTTTCATCTTTGTTGTGGCGAGCCACCAAAGACTCCAGCACTGAATATGGTGCTCCGCCCTGCTCGTCATAAATTGTTTCAATATCAGAATCTGCAATATTCAAGCCGGGGATATCTTGCACCCTACCCTTTAACCAACTTAAGCCAAGCTGGCGATCTGGGCGAGGTGCTGTTAATAAACGGCAACGAGAGCGAATAGTTGGCAGTACGCGATCCACTAGCAAAAGGAAAATCGTATTTGGAGGAGGCTCTTCCAGGGATTTGAGTAATGTGTTTGCAGAATCCGACCGCAACATCTCCAGTGGGTAGATCAAAATAATTCGATTTCCGCCGCGATGAGATCCAATGGAGAGCCCCTCAATTGCAGTGCGAGTTTCCTCGATGGAGATATTTTTCTTTTCTTTCTTTTCGCTAGTAGCTCCATCGCCATCATCACGCGCCGCCCGCCCTTTTTTAGGGGCTTCATCACCCTCATAATCAGCATGGGGTAAAAGCTTTCGATGCGTCTCGGGGACGAGGGGAATAAAGTCTGGATGATTGCCGGTATTAAACCAATGGCAAGCCTCACATTGGTTGCATGGCCTTTTATTGGTTTGACTGCCTTCGCACAAAAGCGCCTTAGCTAACTCAACAGCAAAAGCAAACTTCCCTATTCCCGATTGTCCATGGAGCAAGATTGCATTAGGAAGATTTTGGAAGTCTAAGTTGCTCCATAGCGATTGTAGCCATGGAGCAATATGAGAGTTTTCGCGTTCATTCGTTGGCATATAAATTAATTAAATCTTGATTTCTATAGCCTGCAAATCACCCCAAATAGATTCCGGGGTTTTGGTTGCGTCTACGAGATAGAAACGCTTGGGATCTTCTTTTGCGCGACGGAGATATTCCTGGCGGACCTTATCAAAAAAATTTAAATCCATTTTTTCAAACTTATCGGGCGCCCTTACCTTCGACCTGCGTCCCTCGGCAACCTCGCCAGGAAGATCAAATAGGATGGTTAAATTTGGCTGAAGTAGCTTGCCATCGGCACGACCCTGCACCCATTGCTCTAATTCATTGAGCTTCTGAATGCTAAGGCCACGCCCACCGCCTTGATAGGCAAAGCTTGCATCGGTAAAGCGATCTGAAATCACAATCTTTCCGGCGGTAAGTGCCGGCTCAATAACTTGAGCGATATGTTCGCGTCTAGCAGCAAACATCAATAACGCTTCAGTCTCAAGGTTCATTGGGGCATCAAGTAGCAAGCTCCGAAGTTGCTCGCCTAATGCAGTGCCGCCTGGCTCTCTTGTTAGGATAATTTCCTTGCCCGGAAAGCGATCCTGCATCAATTTGCAAAATGCATCTACGTGCGTACTTTTTCCGGCGCCGTCTATGCCTTCAAAACTAATGAAATGCCCTGGATACAGTGATGTCATAAAAAATTATTTATTTGATTTATTTTGGCTTGGTTTTCGTTGGTACCGATCCACAGCCTCTTCATGTTGACTTAAATTGCGTGAGAAGTGGCTTGTTCCATCCCCTTTGGCTACGAAATATTACGCATCACTTTTTTCCGGATGGGAAGAGGCCTGAATTGACTCTTTGCTTGGCATCGAAATCGGGGTGGGTGGTAAACCTTTGTGCATATAGGTATTGTAGGGACTGTCCTTGCGAAGATCCGCTTTACGTAGATTCCCGTCAAATTTCGGCCCAATTCCGTAAATAACGGTTGGATCAGTCTGCAAAGGCATCCCTTTATTAAGTCGATTAACAAAAACTGCCGAAATCATTCCCCTATCGCTTGAGCGCCCCGTCTCCTTTTCAACAATAGAGGCTAGGATCAATAGTTGATATGGATTTTGTAAGGGCAGCCCCTCTGCCCTTTGAACCCAAATTTTTATTAACTGCTTTTGCATGGCCTGTGAGGCTCGACGATAGATATTGAGGTCAGGTTCATCTGGGTCAAAAATATAGGTATCAGGTAAAAATATACCCTCAGCGTTTGGGTAGCTTAAGTTCAGACTTTGCAACAAATCTTTAGTGGTCATTCCTTTGGTTAGGTGAATTAAGGCTGGATGCGCATCTACCATGGCGCGTAACTGCCATAATGACATCCTCTCCGGAATAATGGCGATGTTCTCTCTGACCCTATCTCCACGCGCAATCTGTAAAAGAATTTTTCCCAGACTTGCGCCAGTTGGTAGTAGATAAGTGCCTGGCTTTAGTTTGGAGCCAACAAACAAAGCTTTTGCAGAGATCTGAAAGCTAAGAATATTGACCGAAATGCCTTGTGCCTGCAATTGGTCTGAAATGCTAGCAAGACCTGACTGAGGCTTAATTTGAATCTTAAACTCGGATGAATTTGAAATATTCGACTCTTTGGGTACAACCGGTAATAAGAAGATGGCGCTATAGAAGACGCTTGCCAGAATGAAGGCAATTGAGAGTAATGTTTTTAACCCTTTGACATCGAACCGTTTTTTTCTAAAAAACGATCTCCTCTGAATTTTTCTGCTCATCAGGCTATGATAAAAGGGTCATGACAAATTCCCTTCAAAACACCCTTCTTTCTGGGCAAAGTAAGCTCCAAAAGCCATGTCTATTGCCGCAATGGGGCTTAATCATTGTTGAGGGGGTGGATGCGAGCGCCTTTTTGCAGAACCAGCTGAGTAATTCCGTTTTGGGTCTTAGGGCTACTCAACCAACTGAAATTGCTCAAAATACTGACGCAGTAAGGCTTATTGGCTATTGCAGTCCGAAAGGTAGGCTTTTGGCTAGTGCATGGATTGGGCTCTTTCCTGCGGAAGGGCCATCTGAGGATCGCTTTGGATTATTTATCTCGGCAGACATTGCTTCGACTGTAGCGAAGCGCCTATCTATGTTTGTTCTACGTTCAAAAGTGAAGGTTTTAGATGTTTCTAGCAAGTACATCATTTCTTGTTTGGTTGGAAGTGACGACCAAATATCTGGAGTTAGCTTAGGTGCGGAGCAGCTTGGCTTACGATTGCCGGATGTGTTGCTGAACGACCAAACCTTTGCAAGGGTTTTGATTGCCGATCCAGCCAACAATGACGTTAACTTAGACAAAGAGAATTTAAGTAACTGGAACTATCTAGAGGTAATCAGCGCTATACCAAGAATTGTTCTGGCAACCCAAGAACAGTTTGTGCCCCAAATGATTAACTTTGAATCCGTTGCTGGCGTAGACTTTAAAAAAGGCTGCTATCCAGGTCAAGAAATAGTGGCGCGCAGTCAATATCGTGGCGCAATTAAAAGAAGGCTCCAGCTTGCGCACTGTTCCACAGAGAAGATTGATCTAGCTTTACTTGTACCCGGTACCGAAATCTTTCATTCTGATGATCCAACTCAGCCCGCAGGCATGGTTGTTCTAGCATCAGAAAATCCAATCGAATTGCATAGGGTTGATCTACAAATTGAATGCAAATTAGACGCTCTAGAAAGTGGAAATTTACATCTTGGTAGCCCTCAGGGTCCTGTGTTAAAAATAGATGTACTGCCTTACCCACTTCTGGAAATCTAAGCTTAAAAATGTGCCTCATCCTATTTGCCTGGAAATCTCATCCTGACTACCCCTTAGTGGTGGCCGCAAATCGCGATGAGTTTTATGAGCGTGATACTGAGGCGGTCGCTTGGTGGGCTGAACACCCACATATTTTGGCAGGCAAAGATCGCGCCGATGTATTGGGCAGCCCTGGCACATGGCTTGGATTTACAAAAACTGGTAGGTTTGCCGCTGTAACCAATGTTAGGGCACCAAGCGAAAAAAATCCCGATGCAAGAACTCGCGGAGAACTTTCATTATCGTACTTAGCCGGGATAGATCGCCCCGTCGATTTCATTCAAAATAACGCCAAACGCTTTCAGCAATACAACGGATTTAATATGCTGATGGCTGATTTCAGCGATCCCGCAAATGCCGAAATGCATTGGGTGAGCAATCGTATGGCGATGGGACAAAGCATTCGCCCACGAAAAATTTTTCCCGAGCAAGCCCTAGAAGCTGGTGTTTATGGTTTATCAAACGCTATGCTCGATACACCTTGGCCCAAGGTCAATCATCGTGTCGCCGCTTTTGCGCAAGCATTGGCCATGGATCAAGGACAATTAAAAAATGTGGATCAGTACCTTAAGTTATTAGCTGATACGCATCAAGTGAGTGATCATGAACTTCCAAATACGGGTGTAAGCAAAGAATGGGAAAAGGCTTTATCACCAGCCTTTGTAAAAACCCCCTCTTACGGAACTCGCTCCAGCACGGTGCTAAGAGTTCGCAGGGATGGTCAATTTGAGATGGTTGAACGACGCTTTGATGCAGCAGGATCCATTGGTCACGATGTCATCACCGGAGCCCTAAGTTCAGCGCCGGGCTCGAATCTGTCAGTCTAATTATCGTGGGCGCTGATCATCGTTCACAACACGTTCGCCATCAGCATTTCGAGTTGCTAGGCGCTTAAGATACTTAAATGCCCCTGTAGCCATGCAACATACCTCGCCCTGATCGTTGTATAGCTTGGCCTCACAGAACGCCATAGTTGCTGTTCGGCGGACTGTATCTGCTTTAACGCGGAGGACGCCATTAGAGCGGCCTGCATAAAATTATTCTTTAGCTCAATTGTTGCAACGCTGCGATCGCCTGGATCTCCTGATCTGGCCGCAACCGCCATGGCAACATCCATCAAGGTTAACAATACCCCTCCATGAGCAACTTCCCAGGTATTGGTGTGTTCAGGCTTCAAGGCGAGCAATATTTCGCCCTTGCCCATTTCAGCGCTCAAACATCTCACACCCAAAAGCTTTAGAAAAGGCACATTGAGTTCTTCGCCTAAATTGGCAAATTGGGTTTGGGGGGTTAATTTGGACTTGTTTATTCATCATTTGATTTTAGAGGCTTGTACGCGAATATGGAAATCCCCCTAGAATAGTTCCATGGCCTTTAAGTTAACTGGCGAAGACGCCTGTAAAAAACCCCTACCAACTCCTATACCCAATCCATATTGGGTAGCTTTTTCAGCGGCGTCGGCGCGCTTGATAGATTTATCCCTTGGGAGGGATAATTTGCCATCCGACCCAACATGGCTTGAGGTACTGGCTGGTAATAATCCAATCAATCACTCCGAAATCTT
Above is a window of Polynucleobacter necessarius DNA encoding:
- a CDS encoding DUF4118 domain-containing protein, which codes for MTHNLNSKRWCSNKSQGYVIAIFGVLVAFSMRYILHPFLGSSLPLFFFQINTILIVYLFGVGPGLFTILMSAPLMIFYFMEPFGVLSVVDQRDITTLFVYLSYTLLSSFLVELLRREQYNSKVAMLVSETR
- a CDS encoding YqiA/YcfP family alpha/beta fold hydrolase, which translates into the protein MATTFVVYLHGFRSSPRSSKAVMTAVAVNSASNGGNLFKWFCPQLLASPKESMDLVVQRIETSSFDRLVVIGSSLGGFYANYLAEKYDCKAVVLNPAVRAPKELAPHVGMMTSYDSDEPFDFRLEYIDQLQALQVEKITDPQRYFLIAAKGDELLDWREMVEFYKGSKQLVLEGSDHGIADYADHLPEVMSFISS
- a CDS encoding HNH endonuclease — translated: MLSILKLNAGGIPQGWVNAEEATKSYADKSVLWTLGDPIFKMRGGISRSSGLQSIIELHSIIAVKGTAKINLFDVVPVITRHKLFKRDRGLCAYCGDAIHENQAEAEHIIPNSRGGKYSWMNLVISCRPCNQKKGNRTPEQAGMSLLYAPYLPSLYEDMILKGRNILADQMDFLAANLPKNSRLLEGVI
- a CDS encoding ankyrin repeat domain-containing protein, coding for MRKLIKLTSLLFTIIALGITSVCAQTEDQITAFTKAAKFDDVSEVKALLKQGVSPNALDPKGSPMLVLAVKDRSSAVIELLLADKRTDVDLSNKYGETPLMIASINGNLPIVKTLVLQKNAMVDHVGWTPLHYACTNDGHIEVTQFLLANGATVDSRGLNGTTPLMMAVQSGNEDLVKLLLDKGANIQIRNNLGLTAIDIADIYQKPWIGDGLRSRWLKLYKQVYVSNIKPVQSNP
- a CDS encoding TatD family hydrolase; translation: MFIDSHCHLDFPEFQARLPEVLANMDAAKVSHALCVSVDLPDFPNVLQLAQDHPNLYASVGVHSDYEDTPEPSLDFLVETALKHPKIVAIGETGLDYYRMGDRSYESMEWQRERFRTHIRASIASQKPLIIHTRSASEDTIRILKEEGAERIGGVMHCFTESFEVARAAMDMGFYISFSGIVTFKSAKDLQETCKQVPLDRMLIETDSPYLAPIPYRGKTNEPAWVAKVGEFIADLKNVPLEELANHTSSNFYQCFQIIRN
- a CDS encoding DNA polymerase III subunit delta', producing MPTNERENSHIAPWLQSLWSNLDFQNLPNAILLHGQSGIGKFAFAVELAKALLCEGSQTNKRPCNQCEACHWFNTGNHPDFIPLVPETHRKLLPHADYEGDEAPKKGRAARDDGDGATSEKKEKKNISIEETRTAIEGLSIGSHRGGNRIILIYPLEMLRSDSANTLLKSLEEPPPNTIFLLLVDRVLPTIRSRCRLLTAPRPDRQLGLSWLKGRVQDIPGLNIADSDIETIYDEQGGAPYSVLESLVARHNKDEKDELTISIQASRYLLQSMSQGARINWLDAAEKINKARYSFLLATMQRWVSDLQSVAQGGNPRYYPKHMSTLQNLSKNANLAKLLNFWKSLTQARRHENHPLANRIQLEALLSQYQQLFSS
- the tmk gene encoding dTMP kinase, producing MTSLYPGHFISFEGIDGAGKSTHVDAFCKLMQDRFPGKEIILTREPGGTALGEQLRSLLLDAPMNLETEALLMFAARREHIAQVIEPALTAGKIVISDRFTDASFAYQGGGRGLSIQKLNELEQWVQGRADGKLLQPNLTILFDLPGEVAEGRRSKVRAPDKFEKMDLNFFDKVRQEYLRRAKEDPKRFYLVDATKTPESIWGDLQAIEIKI
- the mltG gene encoding endolytic transglycosylase MltG, producing the protein MSRKIQRRSFFRKKRFDVKGLKTLLSIAFILASVFYSAIFLLPVVPKESNISNSSEFKIQIKPQSGLASISDQLQAQGISVNILSFQISAKALFVGSKLKPGTYLLPTGASLGKILLQIARGDRVRENIAIIPERMSLWQLRAMVDAHPALIHLTKGMTTKDLLQSLNLSYPNAEGIFLPDTYIFDPDEPDLNIYRRASQAMQKQLIKIWVQRAEGLPLQNPYQLLILASIVEKETGRSSDRGMISAVFVNRLNKGMPLQTDPTVIYGIGPKFDGNLRKADLRKDSPYNTYMHKGLPPTPISMPSKESIQASSHPEKSDA
- a CDS encoding YgfZ/GcvT domain-containing protein; this encodes MTNSLQNTLLSGQSKLQKPCLLPQWGLIIVEGVDASAFLQNQLSNSVLGLRATQPTEIAQNTDAVRLIGYCSPKGRLLASAWIGLFPAEGPSEDRFGLFISADIASTVAKRLSMFVLRSKVKVLDVSSKYIISCLVGSDDQISGVSLGAEQLGLRLPDVLLNDQTFARVLIADPANNDVNLDKENLSNWNYLEVISAIPRIVLATQEQFVPQMINFESVAGVDFKKGCYPGQEIVARSQYRGAIKRRLQLAHCSTEKIDLALLVPGTEIFHSDDPTQPAGMVVLASENPIELHRVDLQIECKLDALESGNLHLGSPQGPVLKIDVLPYPLLEI
- a CDS encoding NRDE family protein; protein product: MCLILFAWKSHPDYPLVVAANRDEFYERDTEAVAWWAEHPHILAGKDRADVLGSPGTWLGFTKTGRFAAVTNVRAPSEKNPDARTRGELSLSYLAGIDRPVDFIQNNAKRFQQYNGFNMLMADFSDPANAEMHWVSNRMAMGQSIRPRKIFPEQALEAGVYGLSNAMLDTPWPKVNHRVAAFAQALAMDQGQLKNVDQYLKLLADTHQVSDHELPNTGVSKEWEKALSPAFVKTPSYGTRSSTVLRVRRDGQFEMVERRFDAAGSIGHDVITGALSSAPGSNLSV